The sequence CTAAATCAAAGGAAGTATGTcttgaaattgatttttgatCTGCGGTTCAGAGCTACTAAACATGTGGCCACTCCAATAGATATGAATCAAAAGTTCACTTTAGCAGAATTTAATGCACATGTTGGAGTATCTAAGAAGAATTGATGAAGGATGTTGCAAGTTATCAGAGATTGATTGGAAGATTAATATATCTGACGATCACAAAGCCAGATATAATATTTGCTGTCCAAACACTCAGTCAGTTTATACAGTCACCCAAGCAATCTCACTGGGAAGCAACAATAAGAGTTGTAAGATTTATCAAATTGAATCTAGGAATGGGCATTCTACTGAGCAGTAAAAGTGCAAACAGTCTGACTTGCTTTTATGATGCAGACTGGGCTGCATGTCCTAATACTAGAAGATTAGCAACTGGTTTCTTTGTGAAGTTTAGGGAATCATTGGTGTCATGAAAATCTAAGAAGCATCAGACAGTGTCTAGAAGCTCAGCAAAAGCAAAATATAGAAGTCTTGCAACAGCTACTGCAGAAGTAGTTTGGCTACTTGGGTTGTTTACAGAGCTTGGCATTTCAATTGTACAACATGTGAGTGTGTTTTGTGACAATAAGGCAGCCCTATAGATTGCAGCCAATTCTATATTTCACgaaaggactaagcacatagagaTTGATAATCACTTTGTGAGAGATAAGATCAAAGATGGTAAGATTAAGACTCATCACATAGGGACAAAATAGCACCAGGCAGATCTATTGACTAAAGGACTTGGGAGAGTATAACATGAATATTTGTTGTGCAAGCTTGGAGTGCTTAATATTCTATACCCTCCCGCTTGAGGGGATTGTGAGAATATGAGGGAGTATGACAGCTGGACAAGTTAATGGACAGTTAGCCACCTGTCACCAGTTAGATAGAGTAGTTAAAGTAGTTAGCATTAGTTAATTGGGAATTAAGTTAGTAGGGTgatcatgtatatatatatatatgatgtatATCAGATTTTGTACTAACTTTTCAATATACTAGAAAGTTATTTACTTACCATTCTCTCTATGATGTTCATCTTCTCCTCTCAAACTCAATTTACTCGTTTGGGCCTCCATTAATGGAAGACAAGTTGTGACTGAGATCAGCTCAACTCACAGGGATTACCAATTACCATCAGAGAATAAAATATCAGAAAACAATGGAGAAATATTTTTAGAGCTTATTAAACAAGTACCCGTAAAGAGGGGGAACAAACAGTCAAACACCCTCAAAGAAAGGATAGTAATCTTTTAGCTTTTGGTAAATGCACATACAACAAGTGGATGATACAACATTTACAGAACAAAGTGTTTACAACATTCTCTCAAGAATGATCAATCTGTTAGCAAAGAAATCAATGGTTAGCATTCTGTAGTTTACTCTCCTCTAACGTACAGCCCAGTAGAAATTCTCGCTGTACAAGTAATCTGTAAACTCTTAACCTATGAATTTGGTACTTCCAGTGAGCTCTACCTAACTAATCTAAGCGCCAATTACTTCCAGTCCCTACTACTACTTACACTATTTGCATGTGGAGAGTGGAGAAAAGGAATGTCAAAACTCCATTATGTCGGTTCTTGTTTATGTACAGCTATCTTCATCTACTAAGAGCTTTCAATTTATGCAAAAATTCTAGTGTCTCTTTATAAGAAGGATCACTTCGGCTCAAAGGCTTGCAGGAATTAATATGATCAGTTGACTCCAAAACCTGCACCAAAATGTGGGCAAAGATGAAAAACTCCACAGGTATAGAAGATAAAGGTCAATGATGGTTAATCAAAACATTGTCTAACACAACTCCATAAGTCAAGATGAATAAAATTGTGCAATAGCCTGCAGGATACATGCTTTCAAACGACTGGCTCATTAGAACAATCTTGCCATCCATTTTCACTATTAAGGACAAGCATCCGACTGTGCCACAGAGATCAGAATCAACTTCCCAATCTCCaaaattcaggttttatttttttGCTCAAGCACGATTCAAGTTTTATTTTCGCTACTTACAGTAAAACCTTTTCAAAGAGCTTTACTCCCTTTCACCTACTAAAATTTTAGTTacttccaaaataacataagtgACAACCACTTCAATGAGTGTGTCAAATTATCTCTATGAAAGATGAGATAGGAAGTTCCATGTTTTCTTTATCATATTTATTTCTATACTAAACTGCCAAAAAATCGTTAGGCCCCAATAATTGAGAAAAGAATGCTCTAACTAATATGATCGCGTTACCAAAAAAAAATCtagaaaagaataagaaaaataacagCCCCACTGATGTGATCTGTATGCTCAACCACAAAGTGCAAGCAATCGAAATGATAACTGCAAACTATTGCAACAAATATATGTGCCTGGTAATCATCAATTTGAGCAACTTACAACTAATTTTCCAAATCCGGGATATGCCGACTCCAATGGTACAATTTCCATTCGAAAAGCCCAGCCTCCATAGCCTTCAACAATTGGAGTTACCTTGGTCTACGAAAGGATCATCAGTCAATTTTTAGAACGGCAACCACAGAAGTGAATTTTTTCAAAGGCAACTCAAGGGTGGAAAAATATTACCTCACAGAAACTGAGGACCTCAAGCATCCCTTTTTTGTGAAGCTGCCGCATAAAATCATTTAGCTCAACCAATCTTGGAGATCCACTTCTCAGCTCCCCAATCTAGCAATGGCAGGAAGTAGTATTTATCAAATTTCACACCCAAGTGCACCCGCAACAAAAATCTCAAGTCTCATGTGCATATTTCTAAATAAGAATAAGAAACTTAAGTACTCTTGGGAAAAACATAAGTAGAAAAGCGAAATAAGATAACAAGGTAAATAAAGGAAGCAGGAAAATTCTACTAACAGTGGGGGCAGGGCGGAAAACAAGACCCATTCTCCAAGGCATGTCTGCAAGTTTGCTGCCAAAATGAGGACAGCTGTAGAATACCTGACCCAATCATTTTAAGAAAACTAATGAATAAGTGAAtttaaaaagtataaaaataggTCAAATGTCTTGTAATTCATCATCTGATGGGAAGCAGCACACATACGACTCCAATTGTATTCTTGACAAGGTCATCCTTCTTTGCTGCTTTCGCTTGATACAACATCTGCTTGACAACCAGGCCGCCCATGCTGCCAAATTGCAACCAAAAGTGTGGTTTCGTGTCAGTAAACATGTATAGCTATGGGGTATCATCTTGAATAGATGCTTAAACTAAATTTAAGAACTGATGCAAAAGGGTTCTGGTGCCATTACTAATAGGAAGATAAAATAGTTATGACACCATTACTAAGATAATAGTTAACacctaagttgctccgacatggTAGTTTAGGTGCCGTACCCGTGTCGCCAtgacactagtatgggtgtgggtatgggattcatatcggatttggtcaaacaattttggaTACTTTGACCACATCAGACAGAAAAGTTCAAGGcaagatacaatttgattcccgaaatcaAAACTAAAACTAGGGTAAATCTAAAGAAAATAGCATACCTTATCTAGAAAATTTAtcctttacttatctacaacttgacaATAAAGAAATTCATACTTTACAAGctaagtattccacaaaatttctcataatttagagatttttttatttttttgaattactTTTAGCCGGATCCTCCCACCCGTATCCATACGAGGATCCAtatccccgaatcttagaatttacatctcgaaggatccgacctctagatccacACCCGTGtccgtgtccgagcaacttaggttaACAATGTATCATATGAGCTAGAGCGAAAATGTGCAGcgccaaaca is a genomic window of Nicotiana tabacum cultivar K326 chromosome 16, ASM71507v2, whole genome shotgun sequence containing:
- the LOC107772722 gene encoding uncharacterized protein LOC107772722, which gives rise to MQFSGIRCIIHFIVLNPQEVSAMLLEKLVAAGIGDRPVVFISHSMGGLVVKQMLYQAKAAKKDDLVKNTIGVVFYSCPHFGSKLADMPWRMGLVFRPAPTIGELRSGSPRLVELNDFMRQLHKKGMLEVLSFCETKVTPIVEGYGGWAFRMEIVPLESAYPGFGKLVVLESTDHINSCKPLSRSDPSYKETLEFLHKLKALSR